A genome region from Streptomyces xanthophaeus includes the following:
- the lysS gene encoding lysine--tRNA ligase has product MAQSSTETDWVSRFADEVIAEAERRAPGKPVVVASGLSPSGPIHLGNLREVMTPHLVADEIRRRGIEVRHLISWDDYDRYRKVPAGVPGIDESWAQHIGKPLTSVPAPAGSAYPNWAEHFKAVFVEALAEMGVEYDPISQTEQYTTGVYREQVLFAMKHRGDIDAVLDQYRTKQKPGGKKPQQKQVDEAELEAAEGSGAAAEDDGSTGEGGYFPYKPYCGQCGKDFTKVTSYDDETTEMTYVCTEDEFTETVKLSEFNRGKLVWKVDWPMRWAYEGVIFEPSGVDHSSPGSSFQVGGQIVHIFGGEQPIGPMYAFVGISGMAKMSSSKGGVPTPADALKIMEPQLLRWLYARRRPNQSFKIAFDQEIQRLYDEWDKLEAKVADGSVLPADAAAHTRAVRTAAAELPRTPRPLPYRTLASVADITAGHDEQTLRILTDLDPTQPLTSLDEVRPRLDRAENWITTQVPADQRTLVREDADTELLSSLDDEGRESLRLLLDGLDSHWSLDGLTTLVYGVPKVMAGLEPDAKPTPELKVAQRTFFALLYRLLVTRETGPRLPTLLLAVGADRVRKLLAV; this is encoded by the coding sequence GTGGCTCAGAGCAGCACCGAGACCGACTGGGTCTCCCGTTTCGCGGACGAGGTCATCGCCGAGGCGGAGCGCCGAGCACCCGGCAAACCTGTCGTCGTCGCGTCCGGACTCTCCCCCTCCGGCCCCATCCACCTGGGCAACCTCCGCGAGGTCATGACCCCGCACCTGGTCGCGGACGAGATCCGCCGCCGGGGCATCGAGGTCCGCCACCTCATCTCCTGGGACGACTACGACCGGTACCGGAAGGTGCCCGCGGGCGTGCCCGGCATCGACGAGTCGTGGGCCCAGCACATCGGCAAGCCGCTGACCTCCGTGCCCGCCCCGGCCGGGTCCGCGTACCCGAACTGGGCCGAGCACTTCAAGGCCGTCTTCGTCGAGGCACTGGCCGAGATGGGCGTCGAGTACGACCCGATCAGCCAGACCGAGCAGTACACCACCGGTGTCTACCGCGAGCAGGTGCTGTTCGCGATGAAGCACCGCGGCGACATCGACGCGGTCCTCGACCAGTACCGCACCAAGCAGAAGCCGGGCGGCAAGAAGCCCCAGCAGAAGCAGGTCGACGAGGCCGAGCTGGAGGCCGCCGAGGGCTCCGGCGCAGCCGCCGAGGACGACGGCAGCACCGGCGAGGGCGGGTACTTCCCGTACAAGCCGTACTGCGGCCAGTGCGGCAAGGACTTCACCAAGGTCACCTCGTACGACGACGAGACCACCGAGATGACCTACGTCTGCACCGAGGACGAGTTCACCGAGACGGTCAAGCTCAGCGAGTTCAACCGCGGCAAGCTGGTCTGGAAGGTCGACTGGCCGATGCGCTGGGCCTACGAGGGCGTGATCTTCGAGCCCTCCGGCGTCGACCACTCCTCGCCCGGCTCGTCCTTCCAGGTCGGCGGCCAGATCGTGCACATCTTCGGCGGCGAGCAGCCGATCGGACCGATGTACGCGTTCGTCGGCATCAGCGGCATGGCCAAGATGTCCTCCAGCAAGGGCGGGGTCCCCACCCCGGCCGACGCGCTGAAGATCATGGAGCCGCAGCTCCTGCGCTGGCTCTACGCCCGCCGCCGCCCCAACCAGTCCTTCAAGATCGCCTTCGACCAGGAGATCCAGCGGCTCTACGACGAGTGGGACAAGCTGGAGGCCAAGGTCGCCGACGGCTCCGTGCTGCCCGCCGACGCGGCCGCGCACACCCGTGCCGTGCGCACCGCCGCCGCCGAGCTGCCGCGCACCCCGCGCCCGCTCCCGTACCGGACCCTCGCCTCCGTCGCTGACATCACCGCCGGCCACGACGAGCAGACCCTGCGCATCCTGACCGACCTCGACCCGACGCAGCCGCTCACCTCCCTCGACGAGGTACGGCCGCGCCTGGACCGCGCCGAGAACTGGATCACCACCCAGGTCCCGGCCGACCAGCGCACCCTCGTCCGCGAGGACGCCGACACCGAGCTGCTGTCGTCCCTCGACGACGAAGGCCGCGAGTCGCTGCGACTGCTCCTCGACGGCCTGGACTCGCACTGGTCCCTCGACGGGCTGACCACGCTCGTCTACGGAGTCCCGAAGGTCATGGCCGGCCTCGAGCCCGACGCCAAGCCGACGCCGGAACTCAAGGTCGCGCAGCGCACGTTCTTCGCGCTGCTCTACCGGCTCCTCGTCACCCGGGAGACCGGACCGCGCCTGCCCACGCTGCTGCTGGCGGTGGGCGCCGACCGCGTGCGCAAGCTGCTCGCCGTCTGA
- a CDS encoding LAGLIDADG family homing endonuclease: MAEQDPSAAARFMDLQDPRYAYMFGFIQADGHLAAGAGQKGRLTVEINERDIHILRDFQALTPYYSSITERTRATNFAASHTSATWSLCSLEARSMLNELGIPYGRKSMTIKPPCVEFSRRDYLRGVIDADGSVGYTSQGLPFVSLTTASTAVGDYLCHFAKSVTGAERTIKRNARDGIYNILYTKEPAMELAAHLYYDGCLGLERKKAKATEIRSWVRPADMRFAPPRRRWTPKDDETLLRLYDPAAAGIALDRTEQSCSMRLWRLRTGKA; encoded by the coding sequence ATGGCTGAACAGGACCCTAGCGCCGCCGCGCGCTTCATGGACCTCCAGGACCCGCGCTACGCGTACATGTTCGGCTTCATCCAGGCCGACGGGCATCTCGCCGCGGGAGCAGGGCAGAAGGGCAGGCTGACTGTCGAGATCAACGAGCGCGATATCCACATCCTGCGCGACTTCCAGGCCCTCACCCCGTACTACAGCTCCATCACCGAGCGCACTCGGGCAACCAACTTCGCCGCGTCTCACACCTCGGCGACGTGGAGTCTCTGCTCGCTCGAAGCCCGGAGCATGCTCAACGAACTCGGAATCCCCTATGGACGCAAGTCCATGACGATCAAGCCACCCTGCGTGGAGTTCTCTCGCCGCGACTACCTTCGCGGCGTCATCGACGCCGACGGCTCCGTCGGCTACACGAGCCAGGGGCTTCCGTTCGTCTCGCTCACCACCGCCAGCACGGCAGTTGGCGACTACTTGTGCCACTTCGCCAAGTCGGTAACAGGTGCGGAGCGAACCATCAAGCGCAACGCCCGGGACGGCATCTACAACATCCTCTACACCAAGGAACCGGCGATGGAGTTGGCCGCGCACCTGTACTACGACGGCTGCCTGGGCTTGGAGCGCAAGAAGGCCAAGGCTACTGAAATCCGCAGCTGGGTCCGGCCGGCGGACATGCGCTTCGCCCCGCCCCGCCGCCGCTGGACCCCGAAGGACGACGAGACCCTTCTGCGGTTGTACGACCCCGCGGCCGCCGGAATCGCCCTCGACCGGACCGAACAGAGTTGCTCCATGCGCCTCTGGCGCCTGCGCACCGGCAAGGCCTGA
- a CDS encoding YnfA family protein: MPLTLLARSAALFLLAALLEIGGAWLVWQGVRAHKGWAWIGAGVIALGLYGFAATLQPQGDFARVLAAYGGVFVAGSLVWGVVADGYRPDRWDITGALVCLAGMALIMYAPRGR, translated from the coding sequence ATGCCGCTCACCCTCCTGGCCCGCTCCGCCGCCCTCTTCCTCCTCGCCGCACTCCTGGAGATCGGCGGCGCCTGGCTCGTCTGGCAGGGCGTCCGCGCCCACAAGGGCTGGGCATGGATCGGCGCCGGAGTGATCGCCCTCGGCCTCTACGGCTTCGCCGCCACCCTCCAGCCCCAGGGCGACTTCGCCCGCGTCCTCGCCGCCTACGGCGGGGTCTTCGTCGCCGGATCCCTCGTATGGGGCGTCGTCGCCGACGGCTACCGCCCCGACCGCTGGGACATCACGGGAGCCCTGGTCTGCCTCGCCGGCATGGCCCTGATCATGTACGCCCCGCGCGGTCGCTGA
- a CDS encoding DUF3558 domain-containing protein, whose product MQRKAVRRRVLPGIAMLTALAAGAAGLTGCTSGSAGGSTSDSKAGGSSAAPAQPGKYRSLPAPCRAAADSKKLKGMLPAGDSLTPEQRDQMYAGVADASYDGDRHVGCRWSGQSPEETRLLSVGFERVVSYDRTTASDDDKAKQVYVRRLTDAKLPFPGPTASATPAAPTPAAPTPAAPTPAAPAAPVPGAPASGTPASPGASPSAPVELGSRVLEDLGSDAFLEDKLSPAGASAAQSRTVRIVFRTSNVIVTIEYSVQPALPGTVPPSTETQAKARQLAQALAERFSE is encoded by the coding sequence GTGCAGCGCAAGGCGGTACGGCGGCGAGTCCTGCCAGGCATCGCGATGCTCACCGCGCTCGCGGCCGGGGCGGCCGGCCTGACCGGGTGCACCAGCGGGAGCGCAGGCGGAAGCACCAGCGACTCGAAGGCCGGCGGCAGCTCCGCCGCGCCCGCCCAACCGGGGAAGTACCGCAGTCTGCCCGCGCCCTGCAGGGCCGCCGCCGACAGCAAGAAGCTCAAGGGCATGCTCCCGGCCGGGGACAGCCTCACCCCCGAGCAGCGCGACCAGATGTACGCCGGGGTCGCGGACGCCTCGTACGACGGCGACCGGCACGTCGGCTGCCGCTGGAGCGGGCAGAGCCCCGAGGAGACACGGCTGCTGTCGGTCGGCTTCGAGCGCGTGGTCTCGTACGACCGGACCACCGCCAGCGACGACGACAAGGCCAAGCAGGTCTACGTACGCCGGCTCACCGACGCGAAGCTGCCCTTCCCCGGCCCGACCGCGAGCGCCACCCCGGCGGCCCCCACCCCCGCCGCGCCGACCCCGGCCGCACCGACCCCGGCGGCGCCGGCGGCCCCGGTCCCGGGCGCGCCCGCCTCCGGGACGCCGGCGTCCCCCGGCGCGAGCCCGTCGGCGCCGGTCGAGCTCGGATCGCGCGTCCTGGAGGACCTCGGCAGCGACGCCTTCCTGGAGGACAAGCTCTCTCCCGCGGGGGCCAGCGCCGCGCAGTCCCGCACCGTGCGCATTGTGTTCCGTACCTCGAACGTCATCGTCACCATCGAGTACAGCGTGCAGCCCGCACTGCCCGGCACGGTCCCGCCGAGCACCGAAACCCAGGCCAAGGCGCGGCAGTTGGCGCAGGCTCTGGCGGAGCGTTTCAGCGAATGA
- a CDS encoding DUF3558 family protein, giving the protein MHRSASRLTRVLACAAVPVILTVAGCSSDSGKDTSSNGEKKSGSSSSAKPNPKSSKVLEKAAFATLPDPCKALATATIDTLVPEAKDKNGTATKSNDLATRASCSWNGLDEDGLKGSQYRWLSLSFFRYDSHATLGDANKRAEEQYNKEVGTAKTEEGAQDPQAEAVAGIGDQATSVIYKAKKDVDSFNTSIVARAQNVVIRLDYNGAAYEGAGAPDHAKLLQDAITAAKEAVTSVDAANKAPAEQPQSPQPQ; this is encoded by the coding sequence ATGCACCGATCAGCCTCGCGCCTCACCCGCGTTCTCGCCTGCGCAGCCGTCCCGGTGATCCTCACCGTCGCCGGGTGTTCGTCCGACTCGGGCAAGGACACGAGCTCGAACGGCGAGAAGAAGTCCGGTTCGTCCTCGTCGGCCAAGCCCAACCCGAAGTCCTCCAAGGTTCTGGAGAAGGCGGCCTTCGCCACGCTCCCGGACCCCTGCAAGGCGCTGGCGACGGCGACGATAGACACGCTCGTCCCGGAGGCGAAGGACAAGAACGGGACGGCGACGAAGTCGAACGACCTGGCCACCCGTGCCAGCTGCTCCTGGAACGGTCTGGACGAGGACGGTCTGAAGGGCTCGCAGTACCGCTGGCTCTCGCTCTCCTTCTTCCGCTACGACTCCCACGCCACCCTCGGCGACGCCAACAAGCGTGCGGAGGAGCAGTACAACAAGGAGGTCGGGACGGCGAAGACCGAGGAGGGCGCGCAGGACCCGCAGGCGGAGGCGGTGGCCGGGATCGGTGACCAGGCGACGTCGGTGATCTACAAGGCGAAGAAGGACGTCGACTCCTTCAACACCTCGATCGTGGCGCGCGCCCAGAACGTGGTCATCCGGCTCGACTACAACGGTGCCGCGTACGAGGGTGCCGGTGCGCCGGACCACGCGAAGCTGCTGCAGGACGCGATCACGGCGGCGAAGGAGGCTGTGACCTCGGTGGACGCGGCCAACAAGGCGCCGGCGGAGCAGCCGCAGTCTCCGCAGCCCCAGTAG
- a CDS encoding RtcB family protein gives MSYVEVPGAKVPIRMWTDPASVEDSAMQQLRNVATLPWIKGLAVMPDVHYGKGATVGSVIAMKDAVCPAAVGVDIGCGMSAVKTSLTANDLPGDLSGLRSKIERAIPVGAGMHREAVDPSRLYGFSEAGFGDLWERFDYVADAVKFRRDRAMRQMGSLGQGNHHIELNLDGEGAVWLTLHSGSRGIGNQLAEHHIGIARGLSHNQGLVDRDLAVFLAATPEMAAYRHDLYWAQEYAKYNRAVMMSLFKEVLRREFRKAKVSFDQEISCHHNYVAEERYDGMDLLVTRKGAIRAGSGDYGIIPGSMATGTYIVKGLGNTAAFNSASHGAGRKMSRTAAKKRFSARDLAEQTKGVECRKDSGVVDEIPAAYKPIEQVMQQQSDLVEVVAKLRQVVCIKG, from the coding sequence ATGTCGTACGTAGAGGTACCCGGGGCGAAGGTCCCGATCCGGATGTGGACCGACCCGGCGTCGGTCGAGGACAGCGCGATGCAGCAGCTGCGCAACGTCGCCACCCTCCCCTGGATCAAGGGCCTGGCCGTCATGCCGGACGTCCACTACGGCAAGGGAGCCACCGTCGGCTCGGTGATCGCCATGAAGGACGCGGTCTGCCCGGCGGCGGTGGGCGTGGACATCGGCTGCGGAATGTCGGCGGTGAAGACGTCCCTGACGGCGAACGACCTGCCGGGGGACCTGTCGGGGCTGCGGTCGAAGATCGAGCGGGCGATTCCGGTGGGGGCGGGGATGCACCGCGAGGCGGTGGACCCGTCGCGGCTGTACGGGTTCTCGGAGGCGGGCTTCGGGGACCTGTGGGAGCGCTTCGACTACGTCGCGGATGCGGTGAAGTTCCGGCGGGACCGGGCGATGCGGCAAATGGGAAGTCTTGGTCAGGGAAATCACCATATCGAACTGAATCTCGATGGCGAGGGAGCGGTGTGGCTGACACTGCACTCGGGATCCCGTGGCATCGGCAACCAGCTGGCCGAGCACCACATCGGTATCGCGCGGGGTCTCTCGCACAACCAGGGGCTGGTTGACCGGGATCTCGCGGTGTTCCTTGCGGCAACCCCGGAGATGGCTGCGTACCGGCATGACCTCTACTGGGCGCAGGAGTACGCCAAGTACAACCGCGCCGTGATGATGAGCCTGTTCAAGGAGGTCCTGCGCCGGGAATTCCGCAAGGCGAAGGTCTCCTTCGACCAGGAGATCAGCTGCCACCACAACTACGTGGCGGAGGAGCGGTACGACGGCATGGACCTGCTGGTCACCCGCAAGGGCGCGATCCGCGCCGGGAGCGGTGACTACGGGATCATCCCCGGCTCGATGGCGACCGGCACGTACATCGTGAAGGGCCTCGGCAACACGGCCGCGTTCAACTCGGCCTCGCACGGCGCGGGCCGGAAGATGAGCCGGACGGCGGCGAAGAAGCGGTTCTCGGCGCGCGACCTGGCGGAGCAGACCAAGGGTGTCGAGTGCCGCAAGGACTCAGGCGTCGTAGATGAGATTCCGGCGGCGTACAAGCCGATCGAACAGGTGATGCAGCAGCAGAGCGACCTGGTGGAGGTCGTGGCCAAGCTGAGGCAGGTCGTTTGCATCAAGGGCTGA
- a CDS encoding Mut7-C RNAse domain-containing protein translates to MNGPGIQLTLAPELRLFAPPSRRADRVPTTTDGASSLGHVVESAGVPLTEVGRLLVDGHEVPVSYVPQDGQNVEVYGVERPQQIPGAPLRFLLDVHLGTLARRLRLLGVDAAYENEDIGDPALATRSAAERRVLLSRDRGLLRRRELFAGAYIYSDNPDEQLRDVLGRFAPTLAPWTRCTACNGPLHEADKESVGDRLEHGTHRSYDVFAQCTECERVYWRGAHHARLERIVDEALVEFGTA, encoded by the coding sequence GTGAACGGACCCGGCATTCAGCTCACCCTCGCCCCCGAACTGCGCCTCTTCGCCCCGCCCAGCCGGCGCGCCGACCGCGTACCGACCACCACCGACGGCGCCTCGAGCCTCGGCCACGTCGTCGAATCGGCCGGCGTCCCGCTCACCGAAGTCGGCCGCCTCCTCGTCGACGGCCACGAGGTACCCGTCTCCTACGTGCCCCAGGACGGCCAGAACGTCGAGGTGTACGGCGTCGAACGGCCCCAACAGATCCCCGGCGCCCCGCTCCGCTTCCTCCTCGACGTCCACCTCGGCACCCTCGCCCGCCGCCTGCGCCTGCTCGGCGTCGACGCCGCCTACGAGAACGAGGACATCGGCGACCCCGCCCTCGCCACCCGCTCCGCGGCCGAACGGCGCGTACTGCTCTCCCGCGACCGCGGACTGCTGCGCCGCCGCGAGCTGTTCGCCGGCGCGTACATCTACAGCGACAACCCCGACGAGCAACTGCGCGACGTACTGGGCCGGTTCGCGCCCACCCTCGCGCCGTGGACCCGCTGCACCGCCTGCAACGGCCCACTCCACGAGGCCGACAAGGAGAGCGTCGGCGACCGCCTGGAACACGGCACGCACCGCTCCTACGACGTGTTCGCGCAGTGCACCGAGTGCGAGCGCGTCTACTGGCGCGGCGCCCACCACGCCCGCCTGGAACGGATCGTCGACGAGGCCCTCGTGGAATTCGGCACCGCCTGA
- a CDS encoding DUF2637 domain-containing protein, producing MQLTRTHRILIGVVVAGAVIIAGIGFAGSYSAVRALALQKGFGSFSLVFPIGIDAGICVLLALDLLLTWLRIPFPLLRQTAWLLTAATIAFNGAASWPDPLGVGMHAVIPMLFVVTVEAARHAVGRIADITADRHMEGVRITRWLLSPIPTFKLWRRMKLWELRSYEQAVGMEQDRLIYQARLQARYGRSWRRKAPVEALMPLKLAKIGVPLAETTPEALAATGIEPAVLPPVEQQALQQAQQELQQAPALAAGPGLAQQAQQPQQGAQQAQQMQQAQQMQNPAGAPGAPGVPGVPGAVQHTPPPFAVDPTAMPAAHNSAWFAAPLAPQAAYEGGYNPQYVEGLEPTPVLPPMGPDEEQSAQQELSIPAPRQEEAPAEGPETPDEAEFAEAAYKVFCALVDEKQDYPSAEALDIHLSDGYGVTHPRSGSLLRRMIPAFKQRYHKDREAEHIA from the coding sequence ATGCAACTGACTCGTACGCACCGGATTCTCATAGGCGTGGTGGTCGCGGGTGCCGTGATCATCGCGGGGATCGGGTTCGCGGGCTCGTACTCCGCGGTGCGTGCTCTCGCCCTGCAGAAGGGGTTCGGCAGCTTCTCGCTGGTGTTCCCGATAGGCATCGACGCGGGTATCTGTGTCCTGCTCGCGCTCGACCTGCTGCTGACGTGGCTCCGGATCCCCTTCCCCCTGCTGCGGCAGACGGCGTGGCTGCTGACGGCCGCGACGATCGCCTTCAACGGTGCGGCCTCGTGGCCGGATCCGCTCGGTGTCGGGATGCACGCCGTGATCCCGATGCTGTTCGTGGTGACGGTGGAGGCCGCCCGGCACGCCGTGGGCCGGATCGCGGACATCACCGCGGACCGGCACATGGAGGGCGTGCGGATCACGCGGTGGCTGCTGTCGCCGATACCGACCTTCAAGCTGTGGCGCCGGATGAAGCTGTGGGAGCTGCGCTCCTACGAGCAGGCGGTCGGCATGGAGCAGGACCGGCTGATCTACCAGGCCCGGCTGCAGGCACGGTACGGGCGTTCGTGGCGGCGCAAGGCTCCGGTGGAGGCGCTGATGCCGCTGAAGCTGGCCAAGATCGGTGTACCGCTCGCGGAAACCACGCCGGAGGCACTCGCGGCGACCGGGATCGAGCCGGCGGTGCTGCCGCCGGTGGAGCAGCAGGCGCTGCAGCAGGCTCAGCAGGAGCTCCAGCAGGCTCCGGCGCTGGCGGCAGGGCCCGGGCTCGCGCAGCAGGCCCAGCAGCCTCAGCAGGGCGCCCAGCAGGCCCAGCAGATGCAGCAGGCCCAGCAGATGCAGAACCCGGCCGGTGCACCCGGCGCTCCGGGTGTTCCGGGTGTTCCCGGGGCTGTCCAGCACACCCCGCCGCCCTTCGCGGTGGACCCGACGGCCATGCCCGCGGCCCACAACAGTGCCTGGTTCGCCGCGCCGCTGGCGCCGCAGGCGGCGTACGAGGGTGGCTACAACCCCCAGTACGTGGAGGGCCTGGAGCCGACCCCGGTCCTGCCCCCGATGGGTCCGGACGAGGAGCAGTCCGCGCAGCAGGAGCTCTCCATCCCGGCTCCGCGCCAGGAGGAGGCCCCGGCCGAGGGTCCCGAGACGCCTGACGAGGCCGAGTTCGCCGAGGCGGCGTACAAGGTGTTCTGCGCGCTGGTCGACGAGAAGCAGGACTACCCGTCGGCGGAGGCCCTCGACATACACCTGTCGGACGGTTACGGGGTGACCCACCCGCGCAGCGGTTCGCTGCTGCGCCGGATGATCCCGGCGTTCAAGCAGCGCTATCACAAGGACCGTGAGGCCGAGCACATCGCCTGA
- a CDS encoding polysaccharide deacetylase family protein — MLTAALASLSLALGAAGSAQARTGLPPVVSHVPTREKVVFITIDDGWNHDPAAARILLEKRVPASLFLLPGAASYDTGYFTRLTEEGRVGVENHTVNHPDLTTLDAAGKDSEVCGAGEQLQAAFGRTPKLLRPPYGAVNDDVRLAAKACGVKALITWTHDFTTWGETPPTPRLQAGDIVLLHFTPTLAADLQRALDAARAAGLKPAALMPHLKAAGVL, encoded by the coding sequence GTGCTAACCGCCGCGCTCGCGTCGTTGTCACTCGCCCTCGGGGCCGCCGGGTCGGCCCAGGCGCGGACGGGGCTGCCGCCCGTCGTGTCGCATGTGCCGACCCGGGAGAAGGTCGTCTTCATCACCATCGACGACGGCTGGAACCACGATCCCGCCGCGGCCCGGATCCTGCTGGAGAAGCGGGTGCCCGCCTCGTTGTTCCTGCTGCCCGGGGCGGCCTCGTACGACACCGGGTACTTCACCCGGCTCACGGAGGAAGGGCGGGTCGGCGTCGAGAACCACACCGTCAACCACCCGGACCTCACGACGCTCGACGCCGCCGGCAAGGACTCCGAGGTGTGCGGGGCGGGGGAGCAGCTCCAGGCGGCCTTCGGGCGGACGCCGAAGCTGCTGCGGCCGCCGTACGGGGCGGTGAACGACGACGTGCGGCTCGCGGCCAAGGCGTGCGGGGTGAAGGCGCTGATCACCTGGACGCACGATTTCACCACCTGGGGCGAGACGCCGCCCACGCCGCGGCTGCAGGCCGGGGACATCGTGCTGCTGCATTTCACGCCGACGCTGGCGGCGGACCTCCAGCGGGCCCTGGACGCGGCGAGGGCCGCCGGGCTGAAGCCGGCGGCCCTCATGCCGCACCTGAAGGCGGCGGGGGTCCTTTAG
- a CDS encoding winged helix-turn-helix transcriptional regulator has product MATTTAAARREEARFAYDAFLKECPTGQLLARISDKWVGLIVSALGQAENRSMRYSDLGRKIPGVSQKMLTQTLRSLERDGLVTRTVTPTVPVRVDYRLTDLGSSLGCLLSSVKLWAENHFDEVSAHRTTYDQATATS; this is encoded by the coding sequence ATGGCCACCACCACCGCCGCGGCCCGCCGCGAGGAAGCCCGTTTCGCCTACGACGCCTTCCTCAAGGAGTGCCCCACCGGCCAGCTCCTGGCCCGCATCAGCGACAAGTGGGTCGGCCTCATCGTCAGCGCCCTCGGCCAGGCCGAGAACCGCTCCATGCGCTACAGCGACCTCGGCCGCAAGATCCCCGGCGTCAGCCAGAAGATGCTCACCCAGACCCTCCGCTCCCTCGAACGCGACGGCCTCGTCACCCGCACCGTCACCCCCACCGTCCCCGTCCGCGTCGACTACCGCCTCACCGACCTCGGCAGCAGCCTCGGCTGCCTCCTGTCCTCCGTGAAGCTCTGGGCCGAGAACCACTTCGACGAGGTCAGCGCCCACCGCACCACCTACGACCAGGCCACCGCGACGTCGTAA
- a CDS encoding NADP-dependent oxidoreductase, which produces MLAAVVTGFGGPERVELAEVPVPRPAAGQVRVKVTAAGLNPVDGAVRAGIFGGAGQRLGLGWDVSGEIDETGAGVTGLRAGDRVVGLHYGPVKPLGTHAQYVVLDATAVASAPVTVDAVAAAGLPLAGLTAARAVDLLGLAPGSSVLITGAAGVVGGLAVQLAVQAGLEVTALAGSEDEEFVRSLGATGFVPRGAAPAGPVDGVLDAAVLGGAALDSVRDGGVYVGLIPNHAPAAERGVRVVEQEVAADGAHLARLVALVDAGVLTLRVADAFPLGEAAKAHAQLGTPGVRGRIILTA; this is translated from the coding sequence ATGCTGGCGGCCGTGGTGACCGGGTTCGGCGGCCCGGAGCGGGTCGAACTGGCCGAGGTCCCGGTGCCCCGCCCCGCGGCCGGCCAGGTCCGCGTCAAGGTCACCGCCGCCGGACTCAACCCGGTGGACGGCGCGGTCCGCGCCGGGATCTTCGGCGGCGCCGGGCAGCGGCTCGGCCTCGGCTGGGACGTGTCGGGGGAGATCGACGAGACCGGCGCCGGCGTGACCGGCCTGCGCGCCGGCGACCGGGTCGTGGGCCTGCACTACGGGCCGGTGAAGCCGCTGGGCACGCACGCGCAGTACGTGGTGCTCGACGCCACCGCCGTGGCGTCCGCCCCGGTCACCGTGGACGCGGTGGCCGCGGCCGGGCTGCCGCTGGCCGGACTCACCGCCGCCCGCGCCGTGGACCTGCTGGGGCTCGCCCCCGGCTCCTCGGTGCTGATCACCGGAGCCGCGGGCGTCGTCGGCGGTCTGGCCGTCCAGCTCGCCGTGCAGGCCGGGCTGGAGGTGACGGCCCTGGCGGGCTCCGAGGACGAGGAGTTCGTACGGTCCCTGGGTGCCACCGGGTTCGTCCCGCGCGGCGCGGCTCCGGCCGGGCCCGTGGACGGGGTGCTGGACGCGGCGGTGCTGGGCGGGGCCGCGCTGGACTCCGTACGTGACGGCGGGGTCTACGTGGGCCTGATCCCGAACCACGCCCCGGCCGCGGAGCGCGGCGTCCGGGTCGTGGAGCAGGAGGTCGCGGCGGACGGGGCGCACCTGGCCCGCCTGGTGGCCCTGGTCGACGCGGGCGTGCTGACCCTGCGGGTCGCGGACGCCTTCCCGCTCGGCGAGGCCGCGAAGGCGCACGCCCAGCTGGGGACGCCCGGGGTGCGCGGCCGCATCATCCTGACGGCGTGA
- a CDS encoding SDR family NAD(P)-dependent oxidoreductase yields the protein MSTAATRTAVVTGASSGIGAATARQLAAAGYHVVLTARRKDRIEALAAELTEAGHQATAHALDVTDRTAVDAFAASLARCDVLVNNAGGAIGAEPVATGDPADWRTMYEVNVIGTLHVTQALLPALTASGDGTVVVLSSTAGHSTYEGGAGYVAAKNGARVLAETLRLEIVGQPVRVIEIAPGMVKTEEFAKTRFRGDAEKAEKVYAGVAEPLSADDVADTITWAVTRPSHVNIDLLVVRPRAQASNTKVHREL from the coding sequence ATGAGCACGGCCGCCACCCGAACCGCCGTAGTCACCGGCGCGAGCAGCGGCATCGGCGCGGCCACCGCCCGACAGCTCGCCGCAGCCGGCTACCACGTCGTCCTCACCGCCCGCCGCAAGGACCGCATCGAAGCCCTCGCCGCCGAGCTCACCGAGGCCGGCCACCAGGCCACCGCGCACGCCCTCGACGTCACCGACCGCACCGCCGTCGACGCCTTCGCCGCCTCCCTGGCCCGCTGTGACGTCCTCGTGAACAACGCCGGCGGCGCCATCGGAGCCGAGCCCGTCGCCACCGGCGACCCCGCCGACTGGCGCACGATGTACGAGGTCAACGTCATCGGCACCCTCCACGTCACCCAGGCCCTGCTCCCCGCCCTCACCGCCTCCGGCGACGGCACGGTCGTGGTCCTCTCCTCCACCGCCGGCCACTCCACGTACGAGGGCGGAGCCGGCTACGTCGCCGCCAAGAACGGCGCCCGCGTCCTCGCCGAGACCCTGCGCCTGGAGATCGTCGGCCAGCCCGTACGCGTCATCGAGATCGCCCCGGGCATGGTCAAGACCGAGGAGTTCGCGAAGACCCGCTTCCGCGGCGACGCGGAGAAGGCAGAGAAGGTCTACGCGGGCGTCGCCGAACCCCTCTCCGCCGACGACGTGGCCGACACCATCACCTGGGCCGTGACCCGCCCCAGCCACGTCAACATCGACCTCCTGGTGGTCCGCCCCCGCGCCCAGGCCTCGAACACCAAGGTCCACCGCGAGCTCTAA